One window from the genome of Babylonia areolata isolate BAREFJ2019XMU chromosome 13, ASM4173473v1, whole genome shotgun sequence encodes:
- the LOC143289103 gene encoding uncharacterized protein LOC143289103, whose protein sequence is MDVDEEFPGSGGSTPVQDEDASGQGTPVRDESPPPVTPGSPCKVTEEDDYVSDGGEVEREMGEQEVVDDELDAEDVEREEVERDVEDGARTPSQEPDDDNISMNNDEDAPASPSSIPSPVASPLNSPRPSPGGASPGWEGHQSPVGSTPASPASPARSRSPSPMGSAPASPAGSGPASPGSQARSRSPSPTGSAASAPASPVGSGGGSPRSGPASPVGSAPASPAGSVRSGSRSPARSGSRSPARSASGSPARSVSRSPARSASQSPARSGSRSPARSASGSPARSGSPSPARSGSRSPARSRSGSPAHSVRSGSHSPAGSRPGSPGSGAGSRHGSASPAHSRSRSRSRSMSRSRSRSRSGTPASKGSRRGSASPASGRSASRSRSRSRSKSGSRSRSRSRSGSPASRASSASGGGPAVKRKRRRVIDDDDSDKENDDDDKSVHAGSDDEDKDSDVDVGKPSGKKARKGSDDDDSDKESVAEGLINDIFGSSDEEEEFAGFTADDVRSKKEKKKSSAIKSDEDDDDADLAEGLPSQEGEGAQVLPELSEDENEDAVRRDGEGNKEFVSDFDLMMERKKEESRRHRRKRKDMDMINDNDDLIADMITKMKEAAEEDRVLNQKRQPATRKLKLLPFVQSQLKKSDLHLIFLESGILSALTDWLAPLPDKSLPHLMIREALLRVLTQFPVISSESLKSSGIGKAVMYLYKHPRELRENRERAGKLINEWSRPIFSLTSDFKNMSREERQQRDLEQEPKRRRVSVEGSQTPRQNIDNAMEGEQKALRPGDPGWVYRARVPMPSNRDYVVRPTSSIEAPPTKPSSKKKVTRYEQHVRNFKEKKKYIKGRRAVNISIEGRNMSL, encoded by the exons ATGGATGTTGACGAAGAATTTCCAG GGAGTGGAGGCAGCACCCCTGTGCAGGATGAAGATGCCAGTGGTCAAGGCACACCTGTGCGTGATGAGTCTCCTCCCCCTGTCACCCCGGGCAGCCCCTGCAAGGTCACTGAAGAGGATGACTATGTCAGTGACGGGGGAGAGGTGGAACGTGAGATGGGTGAACAGGAAGTGGTGGATGATGAACTGGACGCCGAAGATGTGGAGCGAGAAGAG gtggagagagatgtggaggatGGTGCCCGCACCCCTTCTCAGGAACCAGATGATGACAATATTAGCATGAACAATGATGAAGAtgcccctgcctccccctcctctatccccAGCCCTGTTGCCTCCCCCCTGAACAGCCCCCGTCCTTCCCCTGGGGGGGCGTCTCCTGGGTGGGAAGGGCACCAGTCCCCCGTGGGCAGCACCCCCGCCAGCCCCGCCTCTCCAGCCCGGAGTCGCTCCCCTTCCCCCATGGGCAGCGCACCAGCCTCTCCTGCTGGCAGTGGCCCTGCCAGCCCCGGCTCACAGGCCAGGAGTCGCTCCCCTTCCCCAACAGGAAGTGCTGCCAGTGCCCCAGCATCtcctgtggggagtgggggaggttcTCCACGCAGCGGACCTGCATCACCCGTGGGCAGCGCCCCAGCATCCCCAGCAGGGAGCGTCAGAAGCGGTTCTCGGTCTCCGGCACGAAGCGGTTCCCGTTCACCGGCGAGGAGCGCCTCCGGCTCTCCAGCGAGGAGCGTGTCACGGTCCCCAGCCCGGAGCGCATCCCAGTCTCCGGCCAGGAGTGGGTCTCGCTCTCCAGCAAGAAGTGCCTCCGGTTCTCCAGCCAGAAGCGGCTCCCCCTCTCCTGCCAGAAGCGGTTCGCGGTCCCCGGCACGGAGTCGATCCGGCTCACCGGCTCACAGCGTGAGGAGCGGTTCACATTCCCCTGCAGGCAGTCGGCCTGGTTCCCCAGGGTCTGGTGCAG GCTCCAGACATGGATCTGCATCCCCTGCACATTCCAGAtccaggtcaaggtcaaggtcaatgtCACGGTCAAGATCCAGGTCAAGGTCAGGAACACCAGCATCAAAAG GATCTCGTCGAGGTTCAGCTTCTCCTGCCTCTGGAAGGTCAGCTTCAagatcaaggtcaaggtcacgctCAAAATCAGGTTCCAGATCCAGATCTAGATCCAGATCTGGTTCCCCAGCTTCGAGAG CTTCTTCTGCCAGTGGTGGTGGTCCAGCTGTCAAAAGGAAACGACGACGTGtcattgatgacgatgattcagacaaagagaatgatgatgatgacaagtccGTGCATGCTGGAAGTGATGAtga agacaaagactcagATGTTGACGTTGGAAAACCGAGCGGCAAAAAAGCAA GAAAAggcagtgatgacgatgacagcgaCAAAGA GTCTGTTGCAGAGGGGTTGATTAATGACATCTTCGGCTCcagcgatgaagaagaagaatttgct GGTTTCACGGCTGATGATGTGCGctcaaagaaggagaaaaagaagtctT CGGCCATCAAGTcggatgaggatgacgacgatgcaGATCTGGCGGAGGGGTTGCCAagtcaggagggggagggggcacaagTGTTGCCGGAGTTGTCTGAGGATGAGAATGAAGACGCCGTGCGCAGAGACGGCGAAGGAAA CAAAGAATTTGTGTCCGACTTTGACTTGATGATGGAACGCAAAAAGGAAGAGTCTCGCCGCCATCGGCGCAAGAGAAAAGATATGGACATGATCAACGACAATGATGATCTCATTGCGGACATGATCACCAAGATGAAGGAAGCTGCAGAG GAGGACCGAGTGCTGAACCAGAAACGCCAGCCAGCGACTCGCAAACTGAAGTTGCTCCCTTTTGTCCAGTCCCAGCTGAAAAA ATCTGACCTGCATCTGATCTTCCTGGAATCAGGCATCCTGTCAGCGCTGACG GACTGGTTGGCACCCCTGCCGGACAAGAGTCTTCCACACCTGATGATCAGGGAAGCACTTCTCCGCGTTCTCACGCAG tTCCCAGTGATCAGCAGTGAGAGCCTGAAGAGCAGCGGCATTGGGAAGGCGGTCATGTACCTGTACAAACACCCCCGGGAGCTGAGAGAGAACCGGGAGAGAGCCGGGAAACTGATCA atgagtGGTCTCGCCCAATCTTCAGCCTGACGTCAGACTTCAAGAACATGTCCCGAGAGGAGCGGCAGCAGCGTGACCTGGAGCAGGAGCCCAAGAGACGCCGAGTGAG TGTTGAAGGGAGTCAGACTCCTCGTCAAAACATTGACAACGCCATGGAAGGAGAGCAGAA AGCACTGAGGCCCGGTGACCCAGGCTGGGTGTACAGAGCCAGAGTCCCCATGCCTTCCAACCGGGACTACGTCGTCCGTCCCACCAGCAGCATTGAAGCTCCACCCACCaag cCCAGCAGCAAGAAGAAGGTCACACGTTATGAGCAGCATGTGCGCAACttcaaggaaaagaaaaagtacaTCAAAGGACGGCGAGCGGTTAACATCAGCATTGAAGGCAGAAATATGtctctgtaa
- the LOC143288856 gene encoding uncharacterized protein LOC143288856 produces the protein MERRGRKRKLTTKNRKKMRRAFSSLPYDHPFWENVLPYLSTRDKISLRGVNRNCQDIVDSSFSKALSLTVPSDMPPRLVRIMVGKNKCVRTLKAQHYKTMDDIAPCFKYQVRLASVDLSHSVFTNVKLAFDTLVNHCRLLKKIRLQNLSENEHPLAARSEYWPFRRLLRKPLPHLQHLDISGNGSRKLSTAMFISLMKKHPKLHTLSVDSGVIAGVISDASQDRSVRTRMNHEGGLEKMDLMFRHAVGHLLRKRKSLVRILETWLASPGLKNLTLCLGGLNAVQELLWFLSVSKRKLPQRYRKLPLIDPSPRRRIQCTKKPVTEGDVSSPPQPEISYQFAEGFRTVLRSFRERGVIVKAARNW, from the exons ATGGAGCGCCGTGGTAGAAAACGAAAATTAACTaccaagaatcggaaaaaaatgCGGCGAGCCTTCTCGTCACTGCCATATGATCATCCCTTTTGGGAGAACGTGCTGCCATATTTATCAACCAGGGACAAGATATCTCTGCGTGGTGTGAACAGAAACTGCCAGGACATTGTGGACTCATCCTTCAGCAAGGCGTTGTCCCTAACTGTACCCAGTGACATGCCTCCCAGGCTGGTTAGGATAATGGTGGGGAAGAACAAGTGTGTCAGAACCCTGAAAGCACAGCACTACAAGACAATGGATGATATTGCACCATGTTTCAAATATCAGGTCAGATTAGCGTCTGTGGACCTGTCACATTCTGTGTTTACCAATGTGAAATTGGCATTTGATACTCTGGTAAACCACTGTCGGCTATTGAAAAAGATTCGCCTACAGAATCTCTCTGAAAATGAGCACCCACTGGCAGCAAGATCAGAGTACTGGCCTTTTCGTCGATTGCTGAGGAAACCACTGCCTCACCTGCAACACCTTGACATCAGTGGAAATGGGTCACGCAAGCTGTCAACCGCCATGTTCATTTCATTGATGAAGAAACATCCAAA GCTTCATACACTGTCTGTGGACTCAGGGGTAATAGCTGGAGTGATTTCTGATGCCAGTCAAGACAGATCAGTACGTACGAGAATGAATCATGAAGGAGGATTGGAGAAAATGGATTTGATGTTTCGGCATGCAGTCGGTCATCTCCTCAGGAAACGAAAAAGTCTCGTCCGCATCTTGGAGACTTGGCTGGCATCACCTGGCTTGAAAAATCTCACCCTGTGTCTGGGTGGGCTCAACGCAGTGCAGGAACTTCTCTGGTTTCTGTCAGTGTCAAAGCGTAAACTACCTCAGCGGTACAGAAAACTTCCTTTAATTGACCCTTCACCACGAAGGAGAATTCAGTGCACAAA AAAACCAGTGACGGAAGGTGATGTGTCATCACCACCTCAGCCAGAAATCAGCTACCAGTTTGCAGAAGGGTTTCGAACTGTATTGAGATCCTTCCGGGAAAGAGGTGTCATTGTGAAGGCAGCACGGAATTGGTAG